In one window of Helianthus annuus cultivar XRQ/B chromosome 17, HanXRQr2.0-SUNRISE, whole genome shotgun sequence DNA:
- the LOC110922211 gene encoding senescence-specific cysteine protease SAG39, protein MSSRNRTSLACLLLLLFSASLLSHVASRLLSENSSYESHEQWMARYGRTYKDAAEKERRSKIFHDNVQYIQSFNNAMNKGYKLAVNEFADLTNEEFRTARNRFKAHECSPSTSAFRYENVTAVPSSMDWRKKGAVTPVKDQGQCGCCWAFSAVAAMEGITQLKTGKLVSLSEQELVDCDTSGVDQGCEGGLMDNAFDFIVNNKGLTTETNYPYKGVDGTCNSNEASNHAASITGHEDVPANSESALLKAVASQPVSVAIDASGSDFQFYSSGVFTGDCGTELDHGVTAVGYGTSDDGTKYWLVKNSWGTSWGQEGYIMMQRDVEAKEGLCGIAMQASYPTA, encoded by the exons ATGTCATCCAGAAACCGCACTTCCTTGGCTTGTTTGCTTTTGCTCCTCTTCTCGGCTTCTTTGCTTTCACATGTTGCGTCGCGCTTGCTCTCTGAAAACTCCAGCTATGAAAGCCACGAGCAATGGATGGCTCGCTATGGACGCACATACAAGGATGCTGCTGAGAAGGAACGTCGTTCAAAGATTTTCCATGACAACGTCCAGTACATACAGTCATTCAACAATGCGATGAACAAAGGTTACAAACTAGCAGTCAACGAGTTTGCGGACCTTACCAATGAAGAGTTCAGAACAGCTAGGAACAGATTCAAGGCACATGAATGCTCCCCTTCAACCTCTGCTTTCAGGTATGAAAATGTTACAGCGGTTCCATCATCGATGGATTGGAGAAAGAAAGGTGCAGTGACGCCTGTTAAAGACCAAGGCCAATGTG GGTGTTGCTGGGCGTTTTCGGCTGTGGCAGCTATGGAAGGAATAACCCAACTGAAAACAGGTAAACTGGTGTCTCTATCTGAACAAGAGCTCGTGGACTGTGACACTAGCGGTGTAGACCAGGGATGTGAGGGTGGTCTTATGGACAATGCCTTTGATTTTATCGTAAACAATAAAGGCCTCACTACGGAGACCAACTACCCGTACAAAGGTGTTGATGGCACCTGCAACAGCAACGAGGCATCTAACCATGCCGCATCAATTACTGGTCACGAAGATGTTCCTGCCAACAGCGAAAGTGCGCTGTTAAAAGCTGTGGCCAGTCAGCCCGTCTCAGTTGCTATTGATGCTAGTGGGTCGGACTTCCAGTTCTACTCCAGTGGTGTGTTTACAGGAGACTGTGGCACGGAACTGGACCATGGTGTTACTGCGGTTGGTTATGGGACTAGCGATGACGGGACTAAGTATTGGTTGGTGAAGAACTCATGGGGAACAAGTTGGGGTCAAGAGGGGTACATCATGATGCAAAGAGATGTTGAGGCTAAAGAAGGTCTTTGCGGCATTGCCATGCAGGCTTCCTACCCCACTGCTTAA
- the LOC110922261 gene encoding senescence-specific cysteine protease SAG39 produces the protein MSSRNRTSLACLLLLLFSASLLSHVASRLLSENSSYESHEQWMACYGRTYKDAAEKERRSKIFHDNVQYIQSFNNAMNKGYKLAVNEFADLTNEEFRTARNRFKAHECSPSTSAFRYENVTAVPSSMDWRKKGAVTPVKDQGQCGCCWAFSAVAAMEGITQLKTGKLVSLSEQELVDCDTSGVDQGCEGGLMDNAFDFIVNNKGLTTETNYPYKGVDGTCNSNEASNHAASITGHEDVPANSESALLKAVASQPVSVAIDASGSDFQFYSSGVFTGDCGTELDHGVTAVGYGTSDDGTKYWLVKNSWGTSWGQEGYIMMQRDVEAKEGLCGIAMQASYPTA, from the exons ATGTCATCCAGAAACCGCACTTCCTTGGCTTGTTTGCTTTTGCTCCTCTTCTCGGCTTCTTTGCTTTCACATGTTGCGTCGCGCTTGCTCTCTGAAAACTCCAGCTATGAAAGCCACGAGCAATGGATGGCTTGCTATGGACGCACATACAAGGATGCTGCTGAGAAGGAACGTCGTTCAAAGATTTTCCATGACAACGTCCAGTACATACAGTCATTCAACAATGCGATGAACAAAGGTTACAAACTAGCAGTCAACGAGTTTGCGGACCTTACCAATGAAGAGTTCAGAACAGCTAGGAACAGATTCAAGGCACATGAATGCTCCCCTTCAACCTCTGCTTTCAGGTATGAAAATGTTACAGCGGTTCCATCATCGATGGATTGGAGAAAGAAAGGTGCAGTGACGCCTGTTAAAGACCAAGGCCAATGTG GGTGTTGCTGGGCGTTTTCGGCTGTGGCAGCTATGGAAGGAATAACCCAACTGAAAACAGGTAAACTGGTGTCTCTATCTGAACAAGAGCTCGTGGACTGTGACACTAGCGGTGTAGACCAGGGATGTGAGGGTGGTCTTATGGACAATGCCTTTGATTTTATCGTAAACAATAAAGGCCTCACTACGGAGACCAACTACCCGTACAAAGGTGTTGATGGCACCTGCAACAGCAACGAGGCATCTAACCATGCCGCATCAATTACTGGTCACGAAGATGTTCCTGCCAACAGCGAAAGTGCGCTGTTAAAAGCTGTGGCCAGTCAGCCGGTCTCAGTTGCTATTGATGCTAGTGGGTCGGACTTCCAGTTCTACTCCAGTGGTGTGTTTACAGGAGACTGTGGCACGGAACTGGACCATGGTGTTACTGCGGTTGGTTATGGGACTAGCGATGACGGGACTAAGTATTGGTTGGTGAAGAACTCATGGGGAACAAGTTGGGGTCAAGAGGGGTACATCATGATGCAAAGAGATGTTGAGGCTAAAGAAGGTCTTTGCGGCATTGCCATGCAGGCTTCCTACCCCACTGCTTAA